A genome region from Musa acuminata AAA Group cultivar baxijiao chromosome BXJ3-5, Cavendish_Baxijiao_AAA, whole genome shotgun sequence includes the following:
- the LOC103986450 gene encoding protein GRAVITROPIC IN THE LIGHT 1-like isoform X2: MDHVAPPRTSTSSSGSGFLLSKLCKRRSVTVSSYNDNPKPNYRSSSADAGTGNGPDDNRDGKVHPQPLEEPLTRVSKCSEEAVILKLFDAITALKCAYVQLQQAHLPYEPKKIKMADDVMMSLLGTLSSLQEAYSSRSALHSQIQDCQGVLAQLQSKARIKDSEIRRLRWEMEELETENAAVEKMVRQTEKVALFYPNWEATPALFSRVCRSTARSFHDFAKPVISLMKASGWDLDRAVSSLDDSLFFAQRVHKKYALEAYLCRVMLGRAAEDESDHGLSMNQLDRVMTSQEPFDAVMEDPNGWFGKYCRAKYALAVPSKMERSFFGNLDQRSFVMSGGHPRTPFYEAFVRMARWAWALQVMANSFIPKAEMFYAKKGHDFSKDFMESVADGVICEEEGGETLEVGFTVTPGFRIGSTIVRCRVYPCRTASSIDA; the protein is encoded by the coding sequence ATGGATCATGTGGCACCACCGAGAACCAGCACGAGCTCCTCCGGGTCCGGCTTCCTCTTGTCAAAACTGTGCAAGCGGCGATCCGTCACCGTATCGTCCTACAACGACAACCCAAAACCTAACTACCGCTCTTCCAGTGCCGATGCTGGCACTGGCAATGGCCCCGATGATAACCGAGATGGTAAAGTGCATCCCCAGCCACTGGAGGAGCCTCTGACTAGAGTCTCCAAGTGCTCAGAAGAAGCTGTGATCTTGAAGCTATTCGATGCCATTACTGCCCTCAAGTGTGCTTATGTGCAGCTGCAGCAGGCCCATCTTCCTTACGAACCCAAGAAGATCAAGATGGCGGATGATGTCATGATGTCTCTGCTGGGGACCCTATCTAGTCTCCAGGAAGCTTACAGCTCTCGATCTGCGCTTCACTCGCAGATTCAGGACTGTCAGGGTGTGTTGGCACAGTTGCAATCCAAAGCGCGCATCAAGGATTCCGAAATCCGTCGACTGAGGTGGGAAATGGAGGAGTTGGAAACAGAAAACGCAGCGGTGGAGAAGATGGTTAGGCAAACAGAGAAGGTGGCGCTCTTCTATCCTAACTGGGAGGCGACACCCGCTCTGTTTTCCCGTGTCTGCAGATCCACTGCGAGATCCTTTCATGACTTTGCAAAGCCAGTTATTAGCTTGATGAAAGCTTCGGGGTGGGACCTGGATCGCGCCGTCAGTTCGCTCGACGATTCTCTTTTTTTCGCTCAGAGGGTGCACAAGAAGTATGCGTTGGAAGCATATCTGTGTCGGGTAATGCTCGGCAGGGCAGCTGAGGACGAAAGCGATCATGGGTTGAGCATGAATCAGTTGGATCGAGTGATGACTTCTCAGGAACCTTTTGATGCCGTGATGGAGGATCCTAATGGTTGGTTTGGTAAATATTGCCGAGCAAAGTacgccctggcggtgccatccaAGATGGAGCGCTCCTTCTTTGGGAATCTGGACCAGAGGTCATTTGTCATGAGCGGGGGGCATCCGAGGACTCCATTTTATGAGGCATTTGTGAGGATGGCCAGATGGGCTTGGGCGTTGCAGGTGATGGCCAACTCCTTTATTCCAAAGGCGGAGATGTTCTATGCCAAGAAAGGCCATGACTTCTCCAAGGATTTTATGGAGAGTGTAGCCGATGGAGTGATCTGcgaggaggagggaggggagaCGCTTGAAGTTGGATTTACGGTGACGCCAGGCTTCCGAATCGGCAGCACCATCGTGCGCTGCCGGGTCTATCCGTGCAGGACGGCGTCTTCCATCGACGCTTAA
- the LOC135638315 gene encoding transcription repressor OFP1-like has product MGNYRFRFSDMMPSAWFYKLKDMSHRGNKNHGAPHFTGSGLGVPSKTAAATTSKPFPPAETDLLPNRASCYYPNRTEAERFSFSPTHSKAVDTHFPVEAPRFSKKKGRKKPLRSPTKPKLVASSVSAGCTCRAWNTESIPEFPSAASLEAPPYPLDYYVDVKDLEFQKINYSGDEGFEDNNNLASWQHSGSCRFRSSATDIIIDTDTNNSITGKLELVDEFDSVSELKLRPIITKPGMKEPEAAKSEEDDVDDKVGIGHNVSLGKAQNKVPVKKSSPGLHRLRMRANSPRLASKKVQAHRSRRCTVSTTTSATATKQRMGLSESFAVVKSSSDPQRDFRDSMLEMIVENNIRASKDLEELLACYLSLNSDEYHDVIVKAFQQIWFDLCRSIKL; this is encoded by the coding sequence ATGGGGAACTATAGATTTAGGTTCTCTGACATGATGCCCAGTGCTTGGTTTTACAAGCTCAAAGACATGAGTCACAGAGGAAACAAGAACCACGGCGCGCCACACTTCACGGGGAGTGGCTTAGGCGTGCCCTCAAAAACAGCTGCAGCCACTACATCAAAGCCATTCCCACCTGCAGAGACCGATCTCCTTCCCAACAGAGCCTCTTGTTACTATCCCAACAGAACGGAAGCAGAGAGGTTTTCCTTCTCTCCGACCCACTCCAAGGCCGTGGACACCCATTTCCCCGTGGAAGCTCCGAGGTTTTCCAAGAAGAAAGGCAGGAAGAAGCCGCTCAGATCTCCCACCAAACCTAAGTTGGTCGCCTCCTCTGTCTCTGCTGGTTGTACCTGTAGAGCTTGGAATACAGAATCCATCCCCGAGTTCCCCTCGGCAGCGTCGCTAGAGGCTCCGCCTTATCCGCTCGACTACTACGTTGACGTCAAGGATCTTGAATTCCAAAAGATCAATTACTCCGGCGACGAAGGATTCGAGGACAACAATAACTTGGCCTCGTGGCAACACTCTGGTAGCTGCAGATTCAGATCCTCTGCCACGGACATCATCATCGATACGGACACCAACAACTCCATTACTGGAAAGTTGGAGCTGGTCGACGAATTCGACTCGGTCTCAGAGCTCAAACTCCGTCCGATCATCACAAAGCCCGGGATGAAAGAACCCGAAGCAGCGAAATCCGAGGAGGACGACGTGGATGACAAGGTGGGGATCGGTCACAACGTCAGTCTCGGAAAGGCGCAGAACAAGGTTCCAGTCAAGAAGTCCTCTCCTGGGCTTCATCGACTTCGAATGAGAGCCAACTCTCCACGGCTGGCGAGCAAGAAAGTTCAGGCCCACCGCAGCAGGAGGTGCACCGTGTCGACGACGACATCGGCGACGGCAACGAAGCAGAGGATGGGCTTATCGGAGAGCTTTGCGGTGGTGAAGTCGTCGTCGGACCCGCAGAGGGACTTCAGGGACTCCATGCTGGAGATGATCGTGGAAAACAATATCCGGGCATCGAAAGACTTGGAGGAGCTGCTTGCTTGTTACCTGTCGCTCAACTCCGACGAGTATCACGACGTCATCGTGAAGGCGTTCCAGCAAATATGGTTTGATCTATGTCGAAGTATTAAACTGTAG
- the LOC103986061 gene encoding transcription factor RF2b-like has protein sequence MPSKSLTPPPCLNPTLPRRNAPDAPSSMCANDLDPRSAAPQFRGPHHRRAHSELAFRISEDLHLGPVTEDDFFRTFMDVEKIGSGVEDGAAPALEASGHSVPRDRMAVDCSSGNEETRAQGNAAGGDARPMHRHGSSVDVSSSRVEGVFGDVMEAKKAMPPEKLAELAVIDPRRAKRILANRQSAARSKQRKANYILELERKVQTLQTEATTLSAQLMLLQKDISELATENAGLKLWLQSMEQQAQLHDGVSDALKREVERLHIVTGGKVNKSEPYNLGLLNLPYSSFMMPSEEQPKIHPQGLECYAQFCQSQLYHNDVPSDMKQQGQLKVLPGLNIRKGSIKCSQSRELYPCK, from the exons ATGCCATCAAAATCCTTGACTCCTCCCCCATGTCTCAATCCCACTCTCCCCCGCCGCAACGCCCCCGATGCGCCGTCGTCTATGTGCGCCAACGACCTGGATCCCCGCTCAGCCGCCCCGCAGTTCCGAGGACCTCACCATAGGCGGGCGCACTCCGAGCTGGCCTTCCGGATTTCCGAGGACCTCCACCTGGGCCCCGTCACCGAGGACGACTTCTTCCGGACTTTCATGGACGTGGAGAAGATCGGATCCGGGGTGGAGGACGGTGCAGCACCCGCTTTAGAAGCCTCCGGCCACTCGGTTCCTCGGGATCGGATGGCGGTGGATTGTTCGTCGGGGAACGAGGAGACTCGAGCGCAAGGCAATGCCGCCGGTGGAGACGCCCGGCCGATGCATCGGCACGGCAGCTCCGTCGATGTGTCGAGCTCTAGAGTCGAGGGAGTGTTCGGGGACGTGATGGAGGCCAAGAAAGCCATGCCGCCCGAGAAACTTGCAGAGTTGGCGGTGATCGACCCAAGGAGGGCCAAGAG AATTCTAGCAAATCGGCAGTCTGCAGCTCGCTCAAAACAACGCAAGGCAAATTATATTTTGGAACTTGAGAGAAAAGTCCAGACTCTTCAAACGGAAGCTACAACTCTTTCAGCGCAGCTCATGCTGCTTCAG AAAGATATATCTGAGTTGGCCACTGAAAATGCAGGACTGAAGTTATGGTTACAATCTATGGAGCAACAAGCTCAATTGCATGATG GTGTCAGTGATGCTTTGAAGCGGGAAGTTGAAAGGCTTCATATTGTAACAGGAGGAAAAGTGAATAAAAGCGAGCCTTATAATCTGGGACTTTTAAATCTTCCCTATTCATCATTTATGATGCCATCTGAGGAGCAACCAAAAATTCATCCACAGGGCCTTGAATGTTATGCTCAGTTTTGTCAATCTCAACTCTATCACAATGATGTGCCTTCAGATATGAAGCAGCAGGGTCAGCTCAAGGTTCTGCCAGGTCTAAACATCAGAAAGGGCTCGATCAAATGTTCTCAATCTAGAGAACTCTATCCCTGCAAGTGA